In Fusarium fujikuroi IMI 58289 draft genome, chromosome FFUJ_chr08, one genomic interval encodes:
- a CDS encoding probable amino-acid N-acetyltransferase, translating into MSWPRVLKQAPRCGHCAPSTDSRLIVSSNSIATPIRSRYRGFASQSGNTISLPCLGKGATRRMSAASTALAKKKAIDRDFIVSVLEVSATKRDAKGYLQKYTGKNPKSLTDAPLFVQGDPQQETEPLDIAPPHVAIMKLRVPQEIDATTLAGVANTLSQLRKLGLLSVVVIDCGIDESRMTFQDQAFRLCEAIDSFGEHGARVVKHAFVCSEPVGQKGKSQTTDIRLDDPAFINHILHHRMMPVIPSVASRDETRPPQPADSNQIVLALTRYFAGVQSNTTNTFAEADAAPSKPIALVERIILLDPLGATPMTGRPGASHRFINLEQEYEPILKELMGPDGSPLADDKDLRASITAHAANLALAKDALAMLPHTSSALITTPGAAANLMKTSFEPNEATGSDSLFGIGGIVTTRRKKNPLLHNLLTDKPVFSSSLPMARAPTNSGREPTVGASGGSTLLKKGMPLRVFPHPRESPWVPPKPGSPRLRLTDKCIDLPRLVHLIEDSFGRKLDVDDYLNRVNENLAGVIIAGEYEGGAILTWEKPEGLDDQTAYEKGRYVPYLDKFAVLRKSQGSGGCADIVFNAMVRGCLPDGVSWRSRKDNPVNKWYFERSLGTSKLSGCNWTMFWTTPNLDSQSPMLRDYESVCRGVEPSWADNKHILD; encoded by the exons ATGAGTTGGCCCCGCGTATTGAAACAGGCACCTCGATGTGGCCACTGTGCACCATCTACGGACTCACGCCTCATAGTATCTTCAAATAGCATTGCGACCCCGATTCGATCCCGATATCGCGGCTTTGCTTCACAATCCGGCAATACCATCTCGTTGCCATGTCTCGGCAAAGGTGCCACTCGTCGCATGTCGGCAGCTTCTACAGCGCTGGCCAAGAAAAAGGCCATTGATAGA GACTTCATTGTCTCCGTCTTGGAGGTATCAGCTACCAAACGAGATGCCAAAGGATATCTTCAGAAGTACACCGGCAAGAATCCAAAGTCTCTCACTGATGCACCTCTATTCGTCCAGGGTGATCCGCAGCAGGAAACGGAACCACTGGACATCGCACCTCCGCATGTTGCTATTATGAAGCTTCGGGTTCCACAAGAGATCGATGCCACAACTCTAGCGGGAGTAGCAAATACGCTGTCTCAATTGCGCAAGCTCGGGCTCTTGAGCGTCGTAGTCATTGACTGTGGCATTGATGAATCTCGCATGACTTTCCAAGACCAGGCTTTCCGCCTCTGTGAAGCCATCGACAGCTTCGGAGAACATGGCGCTCGTGTGGTAAAGCATGCGTTTGTGTGCTCGGAACCCGTCGGACAGAAGGGCAAATCACAGACGACTGATATCCGACTTGACGATCCTGCCTTTATCAACCACATTCTGCATCACCGCATGATGCCGGTTATCCCTTCCGTGGCCAGCCGCGATGAAACCCGTCCGCCCCAGCCTGCCGACTCGAATCAAATCGTGCTGGCTCTCACTAGGTACTTTGCAGGCGTGCAATCCAATACCACTAACACATTTGCTGAGGCCGATGCTGCCCCCTCAAAACCCATTGCTCTCGTAGAGAgaatcatccttcttgatccacTTGGGGCAACACCAATGACGGGCCGGCCTGGTGCATCCCATCGGTTCATTAACCTGGAACAAGAATATGAACCGATTCTTAAAGAACTCATGGGCCCTGACGGATCCCCCCTAGCAGACGACAAGGACCTCCGCGCCTCGATCACTGCACATGCTGCGAATCTGGCCCTTGCTAAAGATGCTTTGGCGATGCTACCTCATACTTCATCTGCTCTCATTACTACACCCGGCGCTGCGGCCAATCTTATGAAAACGTCATTTGAGCCCAACGAAGCTACCGGGTCTGATTCTCTCTTTGGAATCGGTGGTATAGTAACAACTCGGAGGAAGAAAAACCCACTACTGCACAACCTTCTCACAGACAAGCCCGTCTTCTCGTCGTCCCTCCCAATGGCGCGCGCACCAACGAATTCTGGTAGGGAACCCACAGTGGGGGCGTCTGGAGGCTCAACTCTACTTAAAAAGGGTATGCCTCTTCGAGTATTCCCTCACCCTCGGGAGAGTCCATGGGTTCCGCCCAAGCCTGGAAGTCCGAGACTCCGCTTGACCGATAAGTGCATCGACCTCCCTCGACTGGTCCATCTCATCGAGGACTCATTTGGCAGAAAACTGGATGTAGATGACTATCTCAATAGAGTCAACGAGAATCTGGCCGGCGTGATCATCGCTGGAGAATACGAAGGCGGTGCCATCCTGACGTGGGAGAAACCCGAAGGTTTGGACGACCAGACCGCGTACGAGAAAGGCCGTTACGTCCCGTATCTAGACAAATTTGCCGTCCTGAGGAAGAGCCAGGGCAGTGGTGGTTGCGCTGATATTGTTTTCAACGCTATGGTGCGAGGCTGTCTCCCCGATGGTGTATCGTGGAGAAGCCGGAAGGATAACCCGGTGAACAAATGGTATTTTGAGCGATCTTTGGGTACCAGTAAGTTGTCTGGGTGCAACTGGACTATGTTCTGGACAACACCCAATTTGGACAGCCAAAGTCCCATGCTGCGAGATTATGAGTCGGTATGCAGGGGAGTCGAACCTTCTTGGGCTGACAATAAACACATTttggattga
- a CDS encoding probable BAR domain protein, whose protein sequence is MDFGNFGTNLGKNLSAGRDRTSGSPGSNSNLGASITPFASRTFQYTKEQFGQTEDKTQLPPDYIDLEKRVDALKQAHQKMLAVTSQYSNEAYDYPPNIKETFQDLGRTVSEKVSLLSSATSPAEAQAALVAPPAAKPQPKTFSHAVARASLASSQLLHQHHTGAGEDPLATALEKYALASERVGEARLAQDAQIQSRFLAGWNTTLNTNLTFATRARKNVENSRLSLDAVKAHAKGTTFKLGGHAHGDQPHEEQELSPEAQEEIEKAEDEFVTQTEEAVGVMKNVLDTPEPLRNLAELVSAQIEYHKKAYEILTELAPVIEGLQSEQEAAYRKSREESS, encoded by the exons ATGGATTTCGGAAACTTTGGAACCAACCTTGGAAAGAACCTCTC TGCTGGCCGTGATCGAACCTCAGGCTCACCAGGCTCAAACAGCAACCTTGGGGCTTCTATCACCCCCTTTGCGTCGCGCACCTTCCAGTATACCAAGGAGCAGTTCGGTCAAACTGAGGACAAG ACCCAACTCCCTCCTGACTACATCGATCTCGAGAAGCGCGTCGATGCCCTCAAGCAAGCCCACCAGAAGATGCTTGCTGTGAC CTCCCAGTACTCTAACGAGGCCTACGACTACCCACCCAACATCAAGGAGACTTTCCAGGATCTTGGCCGCACCGTCAGCGAAAAGGTTAGCCTCCTCTCGTCTGCTACCTCTCCCGCCGAAGCCCAGGCTGCCCTCGTCGCCCCTCCCGCCGCCAAGCCTCAACCTAAGACATTCAGCCATGCTGTCGCTCGTGCCAGTTTGGCTAGCAGCCAGCTCCTCCACCAGCACCACACTGGCGCCGGAGAGGATCCCCTCGCAACCGCCCTGGAGAAGTATGCGCTTGCCAGCGAGCGTGTTGGTGAGGCTCGTCTTGCCCAAGATGCCCAGATCCAGAGCCGTTTCCTCGCTGGTTGGAACACtaccctcaacaccaacttgACTTTCGCTACCCGCGCCCGCAAGAACGTTGAGAACTCTCGCCTCTCTCTGGATGCCGTCAAGGCTCATGCCAAGGGTACCACTTTCAAGCTGGGTGGCCATGCCCATGGCGACCAGCCCCATGAGGAGCAAGAGTTGAGTCCTGAGGCCCAGGAGGAAatcgagaaggctgaggacGAGTTTGTCACTCAGACCGAGGAGGCCGTTGGCGTCATGAAGAAT GTTCTCGACACACCTGAGCCCCTGCGTAACCTTGCCGAACTTGTCTCCGCCCAGATTGAGTACCACAAGAAGGCATACGAGATTCTCACCGAGCTCGCCCCCGTTATCGAGGGCCTCCAGTCTGAGCAAGAA GCCGCTTACCGAAAGAGCCGCGAGGAGTCTTCCTAA
- a CDS encoding probable NADH-ubiquinone oxidoreductase — MRPTARVFARYLEAGTPTGLTGLWTHATPRSTLLYLYGTTLSKLQSIPETSMYRQSVEAVTKHRMSLVEQMIPPGYHEWAVRAKELVSKNSSQFRVASGRVDGSEAHTVKLGDKIFVVGRKHEAGDIRVEEWNGEEDEGPEYEGIRTQKEREDQVTWAERKPLEDHEKIEWEDEPQMTADQVHELEQKIGAGLIEEVIQVAEGELKLVETMEKTKVWEDLEEKPVPGQWTYFDRT; from the exons ATGAGGCCAACAGCTCGTGTGTTTGCGCGCTATCTAGAGGCCGGTACTCCCACCGGTCTCACTGGTCTCTGGACTCATGCCACGCCCCGATCGACCCTCCTCTACCTGTACGGCACAACCCTCAGCAAGCTCCAGAGCATCCCCGAGACCTCCATGTACCGCCAATCCGTTGAGGCTGTCACCAAGCACCGCATGTCCCTCGTCGAGCAGATGATCCCTCCAGGTTACCACGAGTGGGCGGTTCGCGCCAAGGAGCTCGTCAGCAAGAACTCCTCCCAGTTCCGAGTAGCCAGTGGTCGCGTTGATGGTAGCGAAGCTCATACTGTTAAGCTCGGCGACAAGATCTTTGTGGTGGGCCGAAAGCACGAGGCGGGCGATATTCGAGTCGAGGAGTGGAAtggcgaggaggatgagggccCTGAGTACGAGGGAATTCGAACACAAAAGGAGCGAGAGGACCAGGTTACCTGGGCAGAACGCAAGCCTCTCGAAGAtcatgagaagattgagtgGGAGGATGAGCCTCAGATGACTGCCGACCA GGTCCACGAGCTCGAGCAGAAGATTGGAGCTGGCCTTATCGAGGAGGTTATTCAAGTTGCCGAGGGTGAGCTTAAGCTAGTTGAGACCatggagaagaccaaggt cTGGGAGGATCTCGAGGAGAAGCCGGTCCCGGGTCAGTGGACTTACTTTGACCGAACCTAA
- a CDS encoding related to `extra sex combs` protein (WD-40 repeat family protein) — MAIADDNAFELPKLRSSFSLENDTEFLENDNVAEFFDVKFCPYQPLDAQPVFAAISKKHVVICTLSHTADNNPCEVLSVIRDDDDEASACCCTWTKDPVTGAPYLCIGGVDAKVKIYDVVNGKLYRCLTGHGGDVNDLATSPADPSIIASASGDTSIRVWSLDPVHANRPCLVILAGEGHSWDLLSLAFHDTGRYILSAGHDQIINLWTLPDLPTEAITTPVRVHYPHFSTSAVHSGIIDCVAFYGDYILSRACHDNVISLWRIEGFSSANPPPPQSMAPTAQTTVPTNYDEASRLTRSAFVPTMSPQCPSQYTMLLQFHTPNCGPQFFMRFKLHFVPDQHPVLAFCNAGGNVFFWDFERLLAYREFMEVLKDPNRDRSKPVPHPSWMRLVKGRPPKTDSNKGRSGGADKDIPSAFRADAIRLSEEIGDYNAETLETWASRYSQEDPHEPLKAHKTESSSANFVGRQAAWSPGGEWCVVVGSSNQALILQRWANKGSTSRASASASASVSVSAPPSAPTSAPIQNGTS; from the exons ATGGCTATCGCCGATGATAACGCGTTTGAGCTTCCCAAGCTTCGTTCCTCGTTCTCGCTAGAA AACGATACAGAGTTTCTCGAGAATGACAACGTTGCTG AGTTCTTCGATGTGAAGTTCTGTCCTTACCAGCCGCTTGATGCTCAACCAGTCTTTGCCGCTATCAGCAAAAAGCAT GTGGTTATCTGCACCCTATCTCACACAGCTGACAACAACCCATGCGAGGTCCTCTCGGTAATcagagatgatgat GATGAGGCTTCCGCATGCTGTTGTACTTGGACAAAAGATCCCGTAACAGGCGCCCCCTATCTATGCATTGGTGGAGTCGACGCCAAAGTCAAGATCTATGATGTTGTGAACGGGAAACTATACAGG TGCCTGACTGGCCATGGAGGT GATGTCAATGATCTAGCAACTTCGCCCGCAGACCCGTCTATTATCGCCTCCGCTTCTGGTGACACGAGTATTCGTGTCTGGAGTCTTGACCCAGTCCACGCAAACCGGCCCTGCTTGGTTATCCTCGCCGGCGAAGGGCATTCATGGGATCTTctgagcttg GCTTTCCACGACACTGGCCGGTACATTCTGTCTGCTGGACATGACCAGATTATCAACCTG TGGACGCTCCCAGATCTCCCCACCGAGGCCATCACCACCCCTGTCCGTGTCCATTACCCTCACTTTTCGACCTCAGCAGTCCACAGTGGTATCATTGATTG CGTGGCCTTCTACGGTGACTATATCCTTTCCAGGGCATGTCATGACAATGTTATCTCACTTTGGAGAATAGAGGGTTTTTCTTCTGCAaatcctccccctccccagAGCATGGCGCCGACAGCTCAGACAACCGTTCCAACCAATTACGATGAGGCGAGCCGTCTCACACGTTCAGCGTTTGTTCCAACGATGTCTCCCCAGTGCCCTTCTCAGTATACCATGCTACTGCAGTTCCATACCCCCAACTGTGGCCCGCAGTTCTTCATGCGTTTCAAGCTACATTTTGTGCCGGACCAGCATCCAGTTTTAGCATTTTGCAATGCTGGTGGGAACGTTTTCTTCTGGGATTTTGAACGTTTGCTAGCGTATCGAGAGTTCATGGAAGTGCTGAAGGACCCCAACAGGGACAGGAGTAAACCAGTTCCCCATCCAAGTTGGATGCGGCTTGTGAAGGGTCGACCCCCCAAGACGGACTCTAATAAAGGCCGGAGCGGAGGGGCCGACAAGGACATCCCGAGCGCCTTTCGGGCAGATGCAATCAGGCTGAGCGAAGAGATTGGCGACTATAACGCAGAGACCTTAGAGACCTGGGCGTCGAGGTACAGCCAAGAGGATCCCCATGAGCCATTAAAGGCACATAAGACAGAGTCTTCATCTGCCAACTTTGTGGGTCGACAGGCAGCTTGGAGTCCCGGAGGAGAGTGGTGTGTCGTGGTGGGAAGCTCGAATCAGGCATTGATCCTCCAGCGCTGGGCTAACAAAGGgtcaacatcaagagcatCTGCCTCCGCGTCCGCTTCTGTATCTGTATCTGCCCCTCCGTCCGCTCCCACATCTGCCCCTATCCAAAACGGTACGAGTTAG